Proteins from one Desulfonema limicola genomic window:
- a CDS encoding poly(R)-hydroxyalkanoic acid synthase subunit PhaE: MDGKDKKQTGAEEMFADWMKSATDFLGGLTKMQPGWPDMFGSTADTPKGPAQKSKKAWDSGSKYFQALFSSFSNPENLSGVFKGMDAVPDFMTSITQQTWDGFLELQKQWMERASKAGQQTKAYNFDDIDQDTFKTIREIYENEFQKFLKIPALGLNRFHQEKINRLIDKYTLFQTSLAEFLYVFSIPLEKASAVMQENIEQMAEQGDINHDFKDYYNMWVKVLEGHYMTLLKSSEYTQVMDNTIKSLVQYREAKNDLLCDVLQQQFPVPTNRDMDELYKEIYLLKKKVKELSRQVNSDQ; encoded by the coding sequence ATGGATGGTAAAGACAAAAAACAAACCGGTGCAGAAGAAATGTTTGCAGACTGGATGAAATCTGCAACAGATTTTCTGGGAGGGCTTACAAAAATGCAGCCTGGCTGGCCTGATATGTTTGGCAGCACTGCTGATACCCCGAAAGGCCCTGCCCAAAAATCAAAAAAAGCCTGGGATTCGGGAAGCAAGTATTTCCAGGCATTATTTTCCTCTTTCAGCAATCCTGAAAACCTGTCAGGAGTCTTTAAAGGAATGGATGCTGTTCCTGATTTTATGACTTCAATTACCCAGCAGACATGGGACGGTTTTCTTGAATTGCAGAAACAATGGATGGAAAGGGCATCAAAAGCAGGCCAGCAGACAAAAGCCTATAATTTTGATGATATTGATCAGGATACTTTTAAAACTATCCGTGAAATCTATGAAAACGAGTTTCAGAAGTTTTTAAAGATTCCTGCCCTGGGATTAAATCGTTTTCACCAGGAAAAAATCAACAGGCTTATTGACAAATATACCCTTTTTCAGACCTCCCTTGCCGAGTTTTTGTATGTGTTCTCAATTCCTCTTGAAAAAGCATCAGCAGTAATGCAGGAAAATATTGAACAGATGGCAGAACAAGGTGACATTAATCATGATTTTAAAGATTATTATAATATGTGGGTAAAGGTTCTTGAAGGTCATTACATGACTTTGCTTAAATCTTCAGAATATACCCAGGTAATGGATAATACTATAAAATCATTGGTACAATATAGAGAAGCTAAAAATGACTTACTCTGTGATGTACTTCAACAGCAGTTCCCTGTGCCTACAAACCGGGATATGGATGAACTTTATAAGGAAATTTATTTACTGAAAAA
- a CDS encoding metal transporter, with amino-acid sequence MEKMISPLQAVTNQIAATQNYCAGYNKYLNDFLIPLYVSTNYFRDVEMNKLTKASPMENFQSYMDLMSYNYELSNRSLIASMRVVSEYLKKELPLATEAFLNTLLNKEGENLESFTARQAEMAELVTKTYPKIISDIEPEYGFHFERGKNIKFAETDRFIVYQILPVDDKVKVREDGKPVLIIPPYVLGANILGFLPGENRSYTHCFANLGIPTYIRIMKDISSTPALQVMTCENDTLDTQFFCEKIKSRHGKPVTLNGYCQGGFMAVCNILSGKLDGLIDALITCVAPMDGTKSKGLKHFLASLPPRFRDLAYGTKTLPNGNKVGDGDLMGWVYKLKSIEVESPLVVFFRDMMMLSPKNGKTVKVSKTAAALNYWLRNERNDLPLSITEMSFASYTVPVTKDGTLPVKLFGQELNFKRIKEKGLKWLICYGKHDDLVETDTALAPLEYVDAEISAFPKGHVAIATSWSDPGSACALHTRFGPENYRGPVRFQLDLDIEIEQSRKKNEKSQVSSQKPEEPLNG; translated from the coding sequence ATGGAAAAAATGATTTCCCCGCTCCAGGCTGTTACAAATCAAATTGCTGCCACACAGAATTACTGTGCCGGTTATAATAAATATCTTAATGATTTTTTAATTCCTCTTTATGTTTCCACAAATTATTTCAGGGATGTGGAAATGAATAAATTAACAAAAGCAAGCCCAATGGAAAATTTTCAATCATATATGGATCTTATGTCATATAATTATGAACTTTCCAATCGAAGCCTTATAGCAAGCATGAGGGTTGTCAGTGAATATTTAAAAAAGGAACTTCCTCTTGCTACTGAAGCTTTTTTAAATACTTTACTTAATAAAGAGGGTGAAAATCTTGAATCTTTTACTGCCCGTCAGGCTGAGATGGCAGAGCTTGTTACAAAAACATATCCCAAGATTATAAGTGATATAGAACCTGAATATGGTTTTCATTTTGAGCGTGGGAAAAACATAAAATTTGCAGAAACCGACCGTTTTATAGTTTACCAGATTCTTCCAGTAGATGATAAGGTCAAGGTTCGTGAAGACGGAAAACCAGTGCTGATTATTCCGCCTTATGTTCTGGGAGCCAATATACTTGGTTTTTTACCTGGTGAAAATAGAAGCTATACCCATTGCTTTGCCAATCTTGGAATCCCCACATATATCAGGATTATGAAAGACATCAGTAGTACACCTGCACTTCAGGTTATGACATGTGAAAACGATACTCTTGATACACAGTTTTTTTGTGAAAAAATTAAATCACGGCATGGAAAACCAGTAACCTTAAACGGATACTGCCAGGGCGGTTTTATGGCTGTGTGCAATATTCTTTCAGGAAAACTGGATGGTCTTATTGATGCGCTTATTACATGTGTTGCTCCAATGGATGGAACCAAAAGCAAGGGTTTAAAACATTTCCTGGCAAGCCTTCCTCCCAGGTTCAGGGATCTGGCATATGGAACAAAAACCCTTCCTAACGGCAACAAGGTGGGAGACGGAGATCTCATGGGCTGGGTTTATAAATTAAAAAGCATTGAAGTAGAATCCCCTCTTGTTGTATTTTTCAGGGATATGATGATGTTAAGCCCTAAAAACGGCAAAACTGTTAAAGTCAGCAAAACTGCTGCTGCTCTTAATTACTGGCTTAGAAACGAGAGAAATGATCTGCCCCTTTCCATTACAGAGATGAGTTTTGCTTCATATACAGTACCTGTAACTAAAGACGGGACTTTACCTGTAAAACTTTTTGGTCAAGAGCTTAATTTTAAACGTATCAAGGAAAAAGGTTTAAAATGGCTCATATGCTATGGCAAACATGACGATCTTGTAGAAACTGACACAGCCCTGGCACCTCTTGAGTATGTTGATGCAGAGATTTCAGCGTTTCCCAAAGGTCATGTAGCTATTGCCACATCATGGTCTGATCCTGGATCTGCCTGTGCTTTGCACACACGTTTCGGCCCTGAAAACTATCGGGGACCTGTCCGCTTTCAGCTTGATCTTGATATAGAAATAGAACAAAGCAGAAAAAAAAATGAAAAATCTCAAGTATCTTCTCAAAAACCTGAGGAGCCTTTAAATGGATGA
- a CDS encoding polyhydroxyalkanoate synthesis regulator DNA-binding domain-containing protein, producing MAHRITLKKYPNRRLYDTEQSIYVTLNDVADMVRQGKQVEVIDLKTNQDVTAFTLTQIIMEQTKKNNTILPVSLLHLIIRFGENSLSEFFEKNLEQIIRSYLNYKKNMENQFQLCLELGIDLSAMAEKTINQLTPFHSFLGHSISEDDENK from the coding sequence ATGGCACATCGAATAACCCTTAAGAAATACCCTAACAGGCGGTTGTATGATACAGAACAAAGTATTTATGTAACACTCAATGATGTTGCAGACATGGTCAGGCAGGGAAAACAGGTTGAAGTTATTGATTTAAAGACAAACCAGGATGTTACTGCATTTACTTTGACCCAGATTATTATGGAGCAGACAAAAAAGAACAATACGATTCTTCCTGTTTCCCTGCTTCATTTAATAATACGTTTTGGAGAAAATTCCCTGAGTGAATTTTTTGAAAAAAATCTGGAGCAGATAATCAGAAGTTATTTGAATTATAAGAAAAATATGGAAAATCAATTTCAGCTCTGCCTTGAACTCGGTATTGATTTATCTGCTATGGCAGAAAAGACCATTAATCAACTGACTCCTTTTCATTCTTTTTTGGGACATTCTATAAGTGAAGATGATGAAAATAAATAA